The DNA segment atatcaTGTTTTAAAGGAACATATCTGGTTAGTTGGTATTCCACTGAACGTATCTTATAACaaacacaaattttaatttttcatttaacaacACTAAAGAATGAGgtatataaatgttttaatcaCAGACTTTTACTGTATGCAATTGTATTTCACAACTAGCATCTTACAAAAAAGACAGTACCACTGTGCCTGTAAAAAGTACTGTaattaaacagaaaattacaTTACCACACGAAACCACCAAATATCACAACTGTTAGGgtctacagttttattttttcttcaaatgttatCATAATGTCTTATGTGATATTTTGTATCCACATTCTATTTTTAAGTCCATTTACAATTCAAAAGTCTCCTATAGGTAGATATATATTAAGCAAATGgttaagagaaagcaggagaccCCAGGAGAATTTAAGTACTGTGTGGTTTCCAGGTTGAAAttctaaatactaaataaaacactttaatagtcataaacaaaaaggcaaaatctgtagtcataaaaatattttattggtaaTTTTACATAGTATAAGTGGGGctatacttttttcctttcaggaTACTGAGAAATGTGTAAACTGGTAGTTGTGTCTGAAAATAGGGTACTATGATTTTCATAAGAATTGTTATATTTAGTAAGAGGCCAATTAGACTGATTTAAAATTAGCTATTTCCCATTTCTGTGCAACAATTCCCATTTCTGTTTTAATTAGATTCATGCAGGTATGGCCCTGGATAAGTTTGGGacaagaaaacagtgataaaacTATCATTAAGTTAAAGCTTTTCTAAAATTGCAGCTTGTAAAATATGGCAAGTTTCTTTTCTCGTTTTTGCCAAATGCttataattatttgaattttaatgttttatatgatACAGAAAATACCAGTGTTCAATGACAATAGCACTAAACCTGAATTATAAAGCTAAATAATCAATGCTTTATTGTTTACTAGTCTGCTAGTAAACATTACAATAAAtgaatgttttgaaaaataagcaaacaaaaaaacctcaacaaatgGATAAAGCCAGAAACATAATTCAGGAACAATAATTAGTAAAACGTGTCAAAAACATTGGCAAAGGTTCATACAAATTCTTTATTTAATAACAATTTTCCTATTTAACCACACCAAGTACCAGCAGGTGTATTTAAGAGGATAACcattaagaaaaacctgttgcaGCAATAGTTAAGTTGATCTTTGACTTGTATACATATAACTATCTGTTTCACAATTttcaaataatacatatttaggCAGCTTGCACTatgttataaaaaatttaaattcgtTACATGCCAATAGTAGAGAATTCAAGAATTATGTGTTAGAATTCACTAAACTAAAAGTGAAAATACACTTACCAATAACACTGCATAATGAATAATTCAACCACATTTTCATGGCACTTAACTGCAGAGACCAAAATGTTAAGTCTGGAAATGTTTGGTAGGCATAGTTGCAATAAAATCTAACAAATTCTaacaaatttctattttatgtaaaACTCAAATTATGAATTGTGCATGAATGTATTTGTCATGAAAATGTGGTACCTCTTGGCATAATCTGTGTATTTGCATGGTAGGACAGAAGTGACTAAGAAACTggagaaaataaactttaatgAGATTCTCCATTCAATGATGAGGCTTCTCCTCTGGGTGAAGATGACCTGGACATTCCTCTCTCTGTGTTATCAGAGCTAGAGCCGCTTTGACTGTGTTGATCTGCAGAAGCAGCACTAGATGCAGGTGGTGACTTTGTTTTCTCCTTAAAGTCTGTAATAATGACTGTCAGATCTCCAACGGTAACTTCCAAATGCTGAGCACTACTCCGATCCACATTTTTCAATCTTggtctaaacataaaaaaaatgaaattttaactaGCTTTTCCCTCTACCAAATTTCTGAGCATATAATAAATACTAAAAGTAGGTGAAAGTAACAAAATGAATACACATATTTAAAGCAATTTATGTGTAACCAGCCACAAAAACATCGTAAAATGTTTCAACTCATTAACATTAATCAAACCAATCATTCATGAATATTCTTCAATGCGACCAAAAACTGTGACAGCCTAGAAGTAGAACTTGTGCTTCTATAGCTGTATCATAATTTTGCAGACAGCttattaactttattaaaatagaTGTTTTAGACAACAATGAAATAGCTGCACCATGGAGCAAGGTGATAAAAACTAAGGTTGAGCTACATGCAAGGAAGATTGTTACTCCACTGACACACACTAATAAGGGTATCATGATTGTTCTGACTGAACACATGACCATTTTGATAGGTTAAAACCCACGCAATTATCTGTTCGGTATTTTGAAAACCACTCCTGGTTCAAACAGCTCTTcttaagggaaaaacaaaacaaaacaaaacacccagaTACAATGTCTTCCAATCTAGTACAAAGAAAAAAGCATCACCACATTTAAGCTTGTATTTGTGGCTTCTGTGTTTAATTTCCAATGTATCTTTCAAACTCAGTAAAACCTTTTCTGATAccttaaaagaaaggaaaccaaatATTTTACTTCCACTTTGTGTATATTAGTATATCAatggttaaaaaattaaatggttttattatttcaaaaatgtcaTAAAACACTCTTCAAATTTACCTGGTTTTCTTATGGCTATTCTTTTTGctagttgtttctttttcatttttttctttttctactttatcttttttctctttctttgactgTGTAGGAGGCACAAACTGCTGAGTAACCTGCTGTGCAACCAACTGGGAGACAGGTCGAGGTTTCCTGTGTGCATGTTAAAAAGAAaggtattttaaattataacttaAAACATAAGTGCTTTGTGAGAGAATATCTCACattatgaaaacaaattaataatacAATAACTTTCAAGTATGTATCATTGTTTTTCCTGTtcaacaaaaacagaacaaactgTAACAGTTAAAATTTATAGTCTAAGATATATGTTCAAACATTAGAATACTGTTACATAAATCaacataagaaattattttaaatgtatatcaaACTAAATGGGATGTACCCATATAAACATGAATTCTAAAAATCAAACTTCAAAGTTTAcactgaaataataatttatccCTCCTCCTTCAGAGAAGGAAATACCTAACCATTTGTGACAATGGCTATctgttttttaaagcttttcatttattcatttaataaacatttactatCAAAATTTCTCACTCCTTATTGCTTAAATCCTTTAAGTTTCTTACATCTCCAGCCACAATCTCACTATGCTCTTTTGACCCTGGAAATCTACCCAGTCCTTTGAGACTCATCTACTTGCTAACTTACTCATTTAGaaagtatttattgagaacctactgtAAGAACTGTTCAGGGATATCTGAAATGTTGCCTGGCTTCAACATCTGATGCTGGTACAAGCTTTCACCTGTCCACCTTTACCACAGAACTTGCACAACTGAGGTTAAGATTCAAAATACAGTCTCTAAGTtcttgagagagaaagaaggatacAGCAAGGAAagaggcagagggaaggagggaagaagtaagatgaaaatacattttaacagaTGGCTCTACAAACAATAGTAACTTTATTGCATGAAAAATCCTGACCCTTTTTTGGTTagtacagttttttaaaaatcttttttccccCTGTTCCTCTGCAGCAAgacaacataaaaaataatgagaaaatattgtACAATCTAAGAATCAAAGCTGCCAGGCTGAGAGAAAATAGGAAACAGTATGTAAAGTAGGTTTCAGGAGATGGATAATGAATTTTGCTCAGGGCCTAGATAGTCTGAAGTACTGAAAGGATATCCAGGACAGATGTCCAATATACAACTTAAAAAATAGGACTGACATAGAGTTTGAGATGTAGATTAAGAGTTGCACAAATAAAAGTGATATTGACAGTATGGTAGTTAATGGctgaggttaaaaaaagaaaagggttaAGGTGGCAGTTTTCAAATTTAAggtacatcagaatcacctaaaAGGCTTAGCTTGCTTAGCCTGCCCTCAGGGTTTCTGATTTAGTAGGCCTTGAAGTAGAGCCCAAGAAACTGTATTTCTAACTAGTTTCCAAGTTATGCTGAGGTCTCTGGGGATCACACTTTAAAAAGAAGCATGAAGAAGTGCAATATATCTGGTGAATACTGGTACTACTATAGGATAAAGTTTGAGATGGAGAGCAGAGTGGTAGAGAGAGTGAAAAAAAACCAAGTTGGATAGATAAGAAGGGATCCCACGATTAAAACCTAAGCAGTCTGATTTTATTCTTAAGTGATAAGAAGTCACTGAAGAAATTCAGACTTGAATTTTACAACAATTACTTGCATTAGTCTGAAATAGAAAGGTACTACACCACAGTAGAAGTAAAAATGTGAGACTAGTGGTCTAATAAGTGATCATGTAATCTCTGTACCTAGTgttgtttgttgttattttctaaCCATCAACAAATTTTCTGTAgtggttctttttttctgttcttgagtACATCGTTCTCTTTTCATCCTAGGCTTTCCTAAATGTATACTACACAACTATTCCACTTTTATTCTTACTTTAATGTGAAGGTTGATTTTCACTTAAAGATTACGATTTTGTACCTCAATTCTAGGATTATTTCATCTGGTTGAATTTTGAGAGAAAAGAAGCATAAAACATAAATGTagtttaacttttcaaataaaGTTTAATTATTCAAATATAGTTTAATTATTCAACTAAAGTTCTCTGCTGCTCTGTAGGGCTAAAGAGCTTTCACTGAAGGTAGGAGGAACACAGTTTATGATGATCTTTTTACAATGTCATAAGTCACTCAACTCCATGTCCTATTAAAAAGAAAGCCCTTCTATCTCCAGGTATCTTAAGGTTTATGATTCCTTTTCTATTTGATGAGAAAAATCAGGATAGGAGGAAATTTTAGAGGTGGGAAATAGTTAACTCAGGAAATAAAGGACAGagtatcatttataaaatatacctTTTTATGTTCACAGATTTATCATTCATGGTTTTGACAGTACACTTTTAGTAATGCCAAAGGATCCATGATGAGGAGTTGATGTGCACAAAATGGTTGCCTAGTTAATAAATGACTACTGACTAAGCCACTGGCCAACTACAGTCCATCATCTACTTATTAACATATGCCATGATTAGACTGTATTTGTCAGCTATGATATTCACCAATTTGGGGATCCCTATGTATCTTTCATAGACAGCCCAAATAGACTGTATAAAATTTGGCAGTCTATTCATTTACTATAAT comes from the Macaca mulatta isolate MMU2019108-1 chromosome 11, T2T-MMU8v2.0, whole genome shotgun sequence genome and includes:
- the YAF2 gene encoding YY1-associated factor 2 isoform X3, translating into MAAATGAAARVSERLWRRPKRQPKPSSDEGYWDCSVCTFRNSAEAFKCMMCDVRKGTSTRKPRPVSQLVAQQVTQQFVPPTQSKKEKKDKVEKEKNEKETTSKKNSHKKTRPRLKNVDRSSAQHLEVTVGDLTVIITDFKEKTKSPPASSAASADQHSQSGSSSDNTERGMSRSSSPRGEASSLNGESH
- the YAF2 gene encoding YY1-associated factor 2 isoform X2 — protein: MGDKKSPTRPKRQPKPSSDEGYWDCSVCTFRNSAEAFKCMMCDVRKGTSTRSTLFEVIVSASKTKEPLKFPISGRKPRPVSQLVAQQVTQQFVPPTQSKKEKKDKVEKEKNEKETTSKKNSHKKTRPRLKNVDRSSAQHLEVTVGDLTVIITDFKEKTKSPPASSAASADQHSQSGSSSDNTERGMSRSSSPRGEASSLNGESH
- the YAF2 gene encoding YY1-associated factor 2 isoform X1; translation: MAAATGAAARVSERLWRRPKRQPKPSSDEGYWDCSVCTFRNSAEAFKCMMCDVRKGTSTRSTLFEVIVSASKTKEPLKFPISGRKPRPVSQLVAQQVTQQFVPPTQSKKEKKDKVEKEKNEKETTSKKNSHKKTRPRLKNVDRSSAQHLEVTVGDLTVIITDFKEKTKSPPASSAASADQHSQSGSSSDNTERGMSRSSSPRGEASSLNGESH
- the YAF2 gene encoding YY1-associated factor 2 isoform X4; its protein translation is MWLSADLRTPASTLTHRSTLFEVIVSASKTKEPLKFPISGRKPRPVSQLVAQQVTQQFVPPTQSKKEKKDKVEKEKNEKETTSKKNSHKKTRPRLKNVDRSSAQHLEVTVGDLTVIITDFKEKTKSPPASSAASADQHSQSGSSSDNTERGMSRSSSPRGEASSLNGESH
- the YAF2 gene encoding YY1-associated factor 2 — translated: MGDKKSPTRPKRQPKPSSDEGYWDCSVCTFRNSAEAFKCMMCDVRKGTSTRKPRPVSQLVAQQVTQQFVPPTQSKKEKKDKVEKEKNEKETTSKKNSHKKTRPRLKNVDRSSAQHLEVTVGDLTVIITDFKEKTKSPPASSAASADQHSQSGSSSDNTERGMSRSSSPRGEASSLNGESH
- the YAF2 gene encoding YY1-associated factor 2 isoform X5 — translated: MKSSTLFEVIVSASKTKEPLKFPISGRKPRPVSQLVAQQVTQQFVPPTQSKKEKKDKVEKEKNEKETTSKKNSHKKTRPRLKNVDRSSAQHLEVTVGDLTVIITDFKEKTKSPPASSAASADQHSQSGSSSDNTERGMSRSSSPRGEASSLNGESH